attaactaaatttatacataatacATACAATGTAtgtcatacatacattcatcaTGTAAAGTGACAAAAATTAtggttattttgaaatttttaaatggagACCCCATCCAGGGGATGTGTCACTTGCATGGGTGGGTCAGCCCTCCAAAGTTAGTGGAGATCGGTCATACATTTAGACTCGATTGGGGCACTTTAAATGTGTCaaagtgggatttttcaaaatttgatcaaaataaggaacatcagaattcattttagaggtatggttcCTTGGGCAAAGTCCTTGTCActtgaacaatttttaaaatgacccGACATAATAGTAACGGCCTtgcttaaattaataaaatttacaaaaaatttaaatacgttGACATAGGTTGTATtgtattatatattattttctatagatttcaataaactctATTGCgacaaatattgaataactgTTACGATCAATTATTTACAGACGGTATTTACGATTACAACGATGGCGATAACTGCAGTTATTTCGATAACGTTAGCGGAAAATGTAATCGATCTGTAATGGTATTTTAGGGTAACAGAGCGGTAGGGTAAAGCTAGCTTAGCTAATGGGGGACCGCTAATTGAAATTTTACTCCTAATAACATAAACATATCTCCAccccaaaaaataataatgggtAGATTATGGCATCATCTGACAACATACTACATACGTATATATAGTTCATTTTTATGCGATTAACATaaagatataataaatatttaacgtCTTCTTTAAGtgtcataatttatttttttctcatttttctctctttttttatCCATCTCTCCCCATAATACAATTTAGCCATACACATTACCGTTAATGGTTATGCCAAGATACGCTGGATAAAAAAGGGTTATCCACGTGATAATGAACGTGCCATGTGTCGAGCCTATCGTTCGTATTTATCGTCACGTTCATATGTTTTAGGCTCATGCGGTGCAACAACTTATATGGATTGGTTAGCTGGTGAATATTCATATACATTTCATGTTATACTGCCGGACAATTTGCCAACATcgtttgatgggaaatatggtCAAATACATTatgaaataataacaacaatagatAGGCCAGGACGTTATcctaaagtttttaaattgccATTTACCGTAATACAGCCATTAGATTTAAATGCCGATGCCATATATAGGGTGAGTTACAATTGctatttataaattgtattagtatttttatattatttttgttttattttaggtACCTTTAGATATTCTCGATCGTAAACGTTTTTGGAGTTTTTGCTGTCCAACCGGTCCTCTAACTGTTAAATTCTCCACACCCTATTGCGGCTATGCACCGGGTCAAAAAGTCCATTTCGTTTTGTACATCAACAATGAATCCTCCATAGATATAACCGAATGTGATGTTAAGCTTAAACAGGAGGTCTCTTATGAGACCCACGATCCTCAGCATGAGTATCGTTATGATAAACATTTGATTGCCTGCAAACAATTTGGCAATGTTTTGCGTTGGAGTCGCAAAGTTTATCGCGGCTATTTAGAACTGCCATCTATACCGCCGACATCGGTGAAAACAACGTGTCCTATAACCGTTAATTATGCCATTAAGATTATTATAAAACCAACAGAATTTCATtggaaaatgaaattgaaaataccGGTGACCATTGGTAGTATACCGATTATGGATACCGGTGGTGTAGTTGCTGGAGGTGGTATTGGCGACGCAGCTATTAGTGCCATGACTAGCGttgatggtggtggtggtggcagTGCTATAATGGCGTCTAATAATAATAGCATAATACGTGGTCCATTGGATGAGTCGTCGCCGCCACCCATGACAACATTAGATGATGTTGGCATATTGGCCGAAGAAGAAGATCCAAATCAAAATACACCCGCTATAATGGTGACTGATACAACTGACAATCCTCCAGATTATATAGCTATGAGTGAGTTTGACAACTATTATTagttatttaaagaaaactttttctCGCTAAACAAGTTAGAAGGCTATATTCGGCTGAACCGAATCTTACATATCCTATATAACTTTCAGAAATTCTAAATACCTTTAATTTGCCATGatagatatataattttttaggtactttttcgtGGATTTTTTAAAGGGTTTTCCAATAAGGGCTAGTCgatgttaaaatataaattatttttctatttgaaagaCCTATTTGTGCCATTATATATGGAATGTGATATAGCTCAAATGACTTCTCATGGCGGCACAAATACTGAGGTCTAATTCGGTCCGGCTTAAGAGCGATCGTCCGATCGAGGCTTATTGTCATAGTTTTGAGACTTTAGAATGTATAGTTTGGAAGAGGTACACTTCCACTCGGCGACTATAAGCTTCATTGTGATTCCTTTCGAGAGTCAGAATCAGAAAAAGTATGTCATGCATATATAAGGAgacataaattaaaacaagtaagaaagtatggtcggtcaagcacgaccatataataccctataccaagtaaatgagcaaaaacatttttcttttaaaatatcagtaatttatattcgcgagtgattttcggaagagagccttatatgggtgctatgaccaattatggaccgatcaccacgaaattaggtcgtgtgatttatgtctatattaaagttaactatgttgaattttgtgtgtataccaacatttttaagtgatttatgcacgttaaagtgattttcggaagcggatctatatgggagctatgactaattagggaccgatcgtaacaaaatttggtgacatgaattttgtatatataaaacttatttggagcgaaatttgtgtatatacaaatataaattaaacacttatgaccgataatgtccaatttcgagaggatatttgtatgggggctaggtgaaataatggaccgatttcagccagtttcaataggcttggtccttcggccgaaaaagttatatataccaaatttgatcgaaatatcttaaaaattgcgacctgtactctgagcACAAAGTTtaaatggacagccagccaaccagccagacggacggacatcgtttaatcgactcagaaagaaagattctaagtcgatcggtatactttaaggtgggtgttagaccaatatttttgggcgttacaaacatctgcacaaacgcattataccctctccactatggtggtgtaggatataaaaaagGAAGTGTTCTGCGTAAAGAGTGTGAAAGTGGTTACAGATTTGAACTCACCGTAAAATATCTTTGTTTTTGTGGAGTCACGGAATATTTTAAAGATTAGCCTATAGTAGTGAAAAATGGAGGTCTGACTCCGCGGTCCCTAATACTATGGTCCAGATCTGAGCGTTGTCTGGCCAGTTCATCTGCTATCTCATTTCCCTGGATGATGCACTGCTTTACTACACAAAACAATCTGATTGTGTAGTATACTAATAACTCTTCAAGAGCTCTCCTGGTAGTCCGCCACGATGGTAGAATTTTAGAAAACTCCACAAAAAATATAGCTTATAGCTATAGTCAAATATCACGATATTGGATCATGCAGAAAGTTAATTGTGAGAAAACGCGATAACGTTTCGAGGTTgcacattttctttaaagtacaaaaatattttgtatttcatttaatcatagatgtttaaatataataaaatgtctATAACTTGTCATTATAACTtgctaccaaaaaaaaaaagataaggtAAAGTAGTTACCATCCATATCTCAAATatcatattttgtattttcaaaacttttttaaaacgatatttcaacatatttagaaaattgttttaaattctaaatGATCGAGaaaatcttaacctaaattttttttccaacttacaaaaaatattgtttttatagttctaatcaatagtgatgaatttatgaaccttttccggaaactcttccattaaggtttttatagtacTTCTGGACACATTTTTTgagctcttcaattctcttttaaccagagcccaatatctctccactggccttagctccagccagtttggaggatttaccTCTCtgggtacaaataccacattattgtttttataccaCTCAATCGGGACGCTAAATTAGGTCAAAACTAAGTAGACACATTAAAAAATCTTAttaatggaagcatcctctaaattttggtatttatagaaccctttgtaacaaatgtttgccTTATTTAGCatcaactgcatattgcttgccataccaagaactttttgggaaaattttcagtttttgggTACAGAACTGTTGTACAACATTCTCTCGATCGTCAGTAACATAAAAacattgacccggaagctgtgaaaaattttgcagaacatacgtttcgtcatccattatgcagcaggtattaataccctacaccaccatagtggggagggtattatacgtttgtgcagatgtttgtaacgcccacctgtgtcgattaaacgatgtccgtctggctggctggctgtccatgcaaaccttgtgcgcagagtacaggtcgcaattttgaagatatttcgatcaaatttggtacatattatttcttcggcccaaggaccaatcctatgaaactggctgaaatcggtccattatttcacctagcccccatacaaatgtccttccgaaattggactttatcggtcataaatgtttaatttataaatgtatcttcacaaattgcgctccaaataagtttaatatatacaaaattcatgtcaccaaattttgttacgatcggtccataattagtcatagctcccatatagacccgcttccgaaaatcacttaaacgtgcataaatcgcttaaaaatgttggtatacccacaaaattcaacataggaaactttcatatagacataaatcacacaacctaatttcatggtgatcggtccataattggtcatagcccccatataaggcccacttccgaaaatcactcaaaaatataaattattgaaattttaaaagaaaaatttttttgctcgtttactttactttcttacttgttttttataaaattggacTTCAATTTCAGTACTCAGTCTTTGGCCTCAACATTTTTAGCGGAGTTCCTGCCAGGAACTTTTTGATcgttgtatgtttttaaacctacaTTGGCTTTatcttttcgtaccaaatagtccgagtactgtgctaaccggactgctttcctaccggatgtgtttgttgggagctcttttgaaaatgctttgtatttattggctttagaaatatcatgtggaccattccttctacctcaACCAGGTTTTCtgtcaacggacaagttctcccgatactgattaataacattggaatcagtttgatggcagacctttgattgtttggccaactttttatAGGACCATATaggttgggttttgttgaaaatatttaataattttagtacgcacttaataactgacatactttcAAAGAtaacttgttaaaaaaaaaaaaaaaaataacgaatcaATGCAATATCGGCCACTTACTTTCAAAGTGAAGGGTATCTAGAGTGAGAAAGTGAAGCATATCGATCGAAACAGATAgttgtcggacggggcacggtctggattATTAAGTGAATGAGGCAAAATGTCCCAACCAATTCACTGTTAATACTTTTGAtcaagtattgcaacatgtggccgaatgTTGTCATgacggaatattacggtttcatgtatgTTGGCATATCCTTgacatttttcggccaatgatcgcttcaaacgaatctgttGCGTGCGGTAAAGATTCCCTATGATGGACTGGTCAAACTTTagcaactcataatagatatgatccTTTTGCTCATACCAGCTATAAAGCATTAACTTAGCCATTTGATTCGGTTGGTTGGCCTGGCCTCACATActcttcggattatcgtaatgaatccattcaTCACAAGTGacgattcgttgcaaaaattattttctcttatagcgttcaagcatgaTTTCAGACATGCCacatcgtctttcaaggtctctcgcctTCAATTCaaatggtatccaatttccctgcttttggatgaatgctgctgcttgcaaacgttttgaaatactTTATAGGATCACAAATTGAAtactgtagaaattacaaatttatattacacaaagtttatgaattaaatttataaaaaccttGTTTTCTTTTACAGTGCCCCCTTCCTATGAGGATGCAATGGCTTTAAGTGAGAAATTCTACGATGACACCGAGTACATGGAAAACGTGAGCATGTCTAGTGTAGCTACCAATACGAAAACGGAAAATTTTAAACCACGCTATCCCGTCTACTATGATTACGAAACGCCCATTATACCACCCGGTAGTGATGATTCTAATGTTGAATCCGAATAATACTAATTCCTAACAATTATACGTTTTTTACTAAAACCAATTAACTTTAATAACctttttatgtttatacatttataaaacaaaaagtagttagtcaaactttaacataaataacaattttaatattgattgaatatttttttttacataaattaaacaaacaaaatatttggtatgttaaaatttttaaaaccacaaatttttatatgaattttttttataacaattgatAATCTAAAACTGCACGCCtcagaaaaaaacacaattagaattttatctaaaaaaaagaaaaacactaaATTGTAtttaccatttaaaaaaaaaaaaagaaaaaactatttttttatgaacacatttttttatagaatatattaaatattttttcttaattaagtGTTAAATGTAAGAGATTTTTCTATTGTAACTCCATAATATTAATGTGtgtctttatttgtttttttttcttctataccacccgtttactttttttttaatatagagACCCTTTATGATGCCATACCAACACGTTACCATCAGCAACCTCATCATCATTCTATGGTATTGCCAACGACGGATATGTCATCATCTTCGTTAGAATTACATCAtgttaaatcatataaaaaatttcaattactgCGTTACATAAAGAAATAGTTAAACGTTATTGTTTTGGTATTCGTCCGACAGTTATATAcctaaatttatgttttattttatttcggttttttttttctagatagcaaaaaatttatattaaagaaaaagagatgaaaaaaaatactaaaaccattaaaaaaaaaattattgtataataaaaagtgccatttaaatgttttgtcCCTTATTCTCtggtgaaattaaaattaaaggattataaaaaaattaagaattttttcccaaaaagagaattaactaaaataaattgaattcggCTTAGCCGAATTTTTGCCCTTTACCAAATTGAAAAACTAAATCAGCAAGTTACGATGTTGACCAATATCATCACAACAAACTGTTTACAAAATGTTTGAATGTGTGCCAATTTATTACCCAAAACACTTGTTTACAATGCTGCCACAAtactgtaaatataaatatataatattgaattaataaatttacgGCATATGAACGATGCAATGACAACCCAGGAATGTTTAGCATTAACCCCCCTGATTAGAGGTTGAtatattgtgtttttatttttccaatgttGTAGTGATAGCTTTGTTTTTGAACTCTCCGAAATATGTtggaaaaataaccaagttcTTCAAAATTATTAAGCTAAACTCAAATGTTCTGTAAGAAAAATATGGCTTTTATTGTGAAAATTGTCGATTTTCGGTG
The nucleotide sequence above comes from Calliphora vicina chromosome 1, idCalVici1.1, whole genome shotgun sequence. Encoded proteins:
- the LOC135948822 gene encoding arrestin domain-containing protein 17, whose amino-acid sequence is MPIECLISFDNNTQGVYYAGQELSGIVDLTVDTTKRIKAIHITVNGYAKIRWIKKGYPRDNERAMCRAYRSYLSSRSYVLGSCGATTYMDWLAGEYSYTFHVILPDNLPTSFDGKYGQIHYEIITTIDRPGRYPKVFKLPFTVIQPLDLNADAIYRVPLDILDRKRFWSFCCPTGPLTVKFSTPYCGYAPGQKVHFVLYINNESSIDITECDVKLKQEVSYETHDPQHEYRYDKHLIACKQFGNVLRWSRKVYRGYLELPSIPPTSVKTTCPITVNYAIKIIIKPTEFHWKMKLKIPVTIGSIPIMDTGGVVAGGGIGDAAISAMTSVDGGGGGSAIMASNNNSIIRGPLDESSPPPMTTLDDVGILAEEEDPNQNTPAIMVTDTTDNPPDYIAMMPPSYEDAMALSEKFYDDTEYMENVSMSSVATNTKTENFKPRYPVYYDYETPIIPPETLYDAIPTRYHQQPHHHSMVLPTTDMSSSSLELHHVKSYKKFQLLRYIKK